In Ostrinia nubilalis chromosome 12, ilOstNubi1.1, whole genome shotgun sequence, one DNA window encodes the following:
- the LOC135076973 gene encoding uncharacterized protein LOC135076973: MFFATETELPDWVSIYFLKNGDNEYRCNICETVLHTDEKSMQLLEHIKANHKEVHDLHKENPEATVGFRIEFLHLNVLKDDGDPKTEPVIIGEMCEATSEEIAKPITKFDETMDSHLVVMPAAKKKTQRRESETRRKSWVWKYFIRISNIIYRCKICEAVLSIKGCNTNNMNRHVRTKHPTVFQMEMDEKKDKQSDIETSVELETQNIEDLNLERDYAITQDDTPQTPTKTGFNRRSWIWMYFTRLTNTLAQCKLCNRNICHGGNATGNMNRHLKMIHNKTGHDHNWVWKVFDNTDMESYACKICQYRCVRHDDVDRSISTILNHLKLAHGVVSGEQIITSVECED, translated from the exons ATGTTCTTTGCGACAGAAACAGAGTTACCGGATTGGGTGTCTATTTATTTCTTGAAGAATGGAGATAACGAATATCGTTGCAACATATGCGAGACGGTTCTGCATACCGATGAAAAGTCAATGCAGTTATTGGAACATATCAAGGCTAATCACAAGGAAGTTCATGATCTTCATAAAGAAAACCCTGAAGCCACCGTAGGGTTTCGCATCGAGTTCCTTCATCTGAATGTATTGAAAGATGACGGTGACCCAAAAACGGAGCCTGTAATAATCGGTGAAATGTGTGAAGCAACCTCGGAGGAAATAGCTAAGCCCATAACAAAGTTTGATGAAACAATGGACTCTCATTTGGTTGTTATGCCAGCGGCTAAGAAAAAGACTCAGCGACGTGAAAGTG AAACCAGAAGGAAGAGTTGGGTGTGGAAATACTTCATTCGTATAAGCAACATCATTTACCGATGCAAAATCTGCGAAGCCGTACTCTCTATAAAGGGATGCAACACTAACAACATGAATCGCCACGTACGGACAAAACATCCGACCGTTTTCCAAATGGAAATGGATGAGAAAAAGGACAAACAATCGGACATTGAAACTTCTGTGGAACTTGAAACACAGAATATCGAAGATTTGAACTTGGAAAGGGATTATGCGATAACTCAAG ACGATACCCCGCAAACCCCCACGAAAACCGGTTTCAACCGGCGCAGTTGGATATGGATGTACTTCACCCGACTGACCAACACCCTAGCGCAGTGCAAACTGTGCAACAGGAACATTTGCCACGGGGGCAACGCTACAGGCAATATGAATAGGCACCTCAAGATGATACACAATAAAACTGGAC ATGACCACAACTGGGTGTGGAAGGTGTTTGACAACACCGATATGGAGTCGTATGCGTGCAAGATATGTCAGTACCGCTGCGTCAGACACGATGACGTAGACCGAAGCATCTCAACCATTCTCAACCACCTGAAGTTGGCGCACGGAGTGGTCTCGGGTGAGCAAATAATCACCAGTGTGGAGTGTGAGGATTAG
- the LOC135076714 gene encoding clumping factor A-like, which produces MGDSCYCTKQCETKFTEAERIEIFNNFWGLGSNEKRWLFIVNHSKKMLKNRSKQRDSNYSSRGGLAEDGDSGASSSTDSMSDQSSSSDKGKKHFNYPLSHELAEVDDSDASSSTDSMSDQSSSSDKGKKPEENTTMNLIISEVHTQANDNFSDDDVIEVVRDEAPIEILSDGEENEREKNNQSQDTDIQDFHFTSVPTILETQNDQSIDTTVDPLLSNTGFVSSEHEAHDKSPIKSDAMVDETPTNNTINGNKDTADLTYSNNDKDNFERDSEQSVDPLSEKSLKQLQEVQDLEKTSEEKANND; this is translated from the exons ATGGGCGACTCTTGCTACTGCACTAAACAATGCGAAACTAAATTTACAGAAGCTGAAAGAATTGAGATATTCAACAATTTTTGGGGATTGGGATCTAATGAAAAGCGATGGTTATTTATTGTTAACCACTcaaaaaaaatgcttaaaaataGATCAAAGCAGCGGG ATTCTAATTATTCATCTCGTGGTGGGTTAGCAGAAGATGGCGACTCTggtgcttcttcgtcgacagaTTCGATGTCAGATCAATCCTCTTCATCGGATAAGGGAAAGAAGC ATTTCAATTATCCATTATCACATGAGTTAGCAGAAGTTGACGACTCcgatgcttcttcgtcgacagaTTCGATGTCAGATCAATCCTCTTCATCGGATAAGGGCAAGAAGC CAGAAGAAAACACTACTATGAACTTAATAATAAGCGAAGTTCACACACAAGCTAACGACAATTTTTCTGATGACGACGTCATTGAAGTTGTAAGGGATGAAGCACCCATTGAAATACTATCAGACGGTGAAGAAAATGAACGTGAGAAAAATAATCAAAGCCAGGATACTGATATACAAGATTTTCATTTTACATCAGTACCCACTATTCTAGAAACTCAAAACGATCAAAGTATAGACACTACTGTAGATCCTCTTCTTAGCAACACGGGTTTTGTAAGCTCAGAACATGAAGCACATGATAAATCGCCCATAAAATCCGATGCAATGGTTGACGAAACACCAACTAACAATACCATCAATGGAAATAAAGATACTGCGGATCTAACTTACTCTAATAatgataaagataattttgaacgGGATAGTGAACAATCAGTTGACCCATTGTCAGAGAAATCATTAAAACAATTACAAGAGGTTCAAGATCTTGAAAAGACTTCAGAAGAGAAAGCTAACAATGATTAA